From the genome of Solidesulfovibrio carbinolicus, one region includes:
- a CDS encoding DUF1800 domain-containing protein, which produces MTRTARFLGHVAAWLGPAGLFACLVFAAPALAGGTEPGPDVVQAVNRLTYGPTPGLLDKAAAMGAAAFIDAQLAPEPQPEPPELERALAALPTLHKDTVRLFREYGPPAEEGRAEGPEAMRRTFDRADAVALEAAKARLLRAVASPNQLAELMVAFWCEHLGLGPKKGLSHLWIGSYEREAIRPHALGNFFDLLAATAMHPAMLMAQDNWKNVVVREAGKPAKDSIDATYAAVLLNRQTLGPGGPQKPADVQALARILTGWRVGAARADSDTGGFYFDAERHDPSDKTLLGQRIKGTGFGEGAAALRLLVEHPATAKNISRKLAVYFLTDDPPPALVARLADTFQKTGGDIRQTLRALFTSPEFQDDKYRGGRVKSPLRQVASALRALGAFPADAAGLVGTLAALGQPLPGDAAEGALAPAAQWAKAEALPRRVSLAGDLAAGRIAGFPAPTADPAALARTLGPTLSPAVRQAAERGGVAVILASPDFVRY; this is translated from the coding sequence ATGACGCGAACCGCCCGATTTCTTGGACATGTGGCCGCCTGGCTCGGTCCGGCGGGACTTTTCGCGTGCCTTGTTTTCGCCGCCCCGGCCCTGGCCGGCGGGACGGAACCAGGGCCGGACGTGGTCCAGGCCGTAAACCGCCTGACCTATGGCCCGACCCCGGGCCTGCTCGACAAGGCGGCGGCCATGGGCGCGGCCGCGTTTATCGACGCACAGCTTGCCCCCGAGCCCCAGCCCGAGCCGCCCGAACTCGAACGCGCCCTGGCCGCCCTGCCCACCTTGCACAAAGACACCGTGCGGCTTTTCCGCGAATACGGCCCCCCGGCCGAGGAAGGCCGGGCCGAGGGCCCCGAGGCCATGCGCCGCACCTTCGACCGGGCCGATGCCGTGGCCCTGGAAGCCGCCAAGGCCCGGCTGCTGCGGGCCGTGGCCTCGCCCAATCAACTCGCCGAACTCATGGTCGCTTTCTGGTGCGAGCATTTGGGCCTTGGCCCCAAAAAGGGCCTCAGCCACCTCTGGATCGGCTCCTACGAACGCGAAGCCATCCGGCCCCACGCCCTGGGCAATTTTTTCGATCTGCTCGCCGCCACGGCCATGCACCCGGCCATGCTCATGGCCCAGGACAACTGGAAAAACGTGGTGGTGCGCGAGGCCGGCAAACCGGCCAAGGACAGCATCGACGCCACCTACGCCGCCGTGCTCTTAAACCGCCAGACCCTTGGCCCCGGCGGTCCCCAAAAGCCCGCCGACGTCCAGGCCCTGGCCCGCATTTTGACCGGCTGGCGCGTGGGCGCGGCCCGGGCCGACTCTGATACCGGCGGCTTCTATTTCGACGCCGAACGCCACGATCCCTCGGACAAAACCCTCCTGGGGCAACGCATCAAGGGCACGGGCTTTGGCGAAGGGGCCGCCGCCCTGCGCCTTCTGGTCGAACACCCGGCCACGGCCAAAAACATCAGCCGCAAGCTGGCCGTCTATTTCCTTACCGACGATCCGCCCCCGGCCCTGGTCGCCCGCCTGGCCGACACGTTCCAGAAGACCGGCGGCGACATCCGCCAGACCCTGCGCGCCCTGTTCACCAGCCCCGAATTCCAGGACGACAAATACCGGGGCGGGCGGGTGAAATCGCCCCTGCGCCAGGTGGCCTCGGCCCTGCGCGCCCTGGGGGCGTTTCCCGCCGACGCCGCCGGACTGGTCGGTACGCTGGCCGCCCTGGGCCAACCCCTGCCCGGCGACGCCGCCGAAGGGGCTCTGGCCCCGGCCGCCCAATGGGCCAAGGCCGAAGCCCTGCCGCGTCGGGTCAGCCTGGCCGGCGATCTGGCCGCCGGCCGCATCGCCGGCTTTCCAGCGCCCACCGCCGATCCGGCGGCCCTGGCCCGCACCCTCGGCCCAACCCTCTCTCCAGCCGTCCGCCAGGCCGCCGAACGCGGCGGGGTGGCCGTTATTTTGGCTTCGCCGGATTTTGTGCGGTATTGA
- a CDS encoding gamma-glutamylcyclotransferase family protein, giving the protein MVLLYNFFARKRAAESAEGQPGQAGPEATAAGDGSSHVFVYGTLRRGFSNHRFLAGARFVGPGRTVDAHGLYLEAGIPYLAAGEGRYPVIGEVYAVDAAILASLDELEEHPRVYTRRPALIVLGDGRRLTAWVYFANEPQGAPLASGDFADAGGVSSKSGPANSEDNAPD; this is encoded by the coding sequence ATGGTGTTGCTGTATAATTTCTTCGCCCGCAAGCGTGCTGCCGAGTCGGCCGAAGGGCAGCCGGGCCAGGCCGGTCCCGAAGCCACCGCGGCCGGCGACGGGAGCAGCCACGTTTTCGTCTACGGCACATTGCGCCGAGGCTTTTCCAACCACCGTTTCCTGGCCGGAGCGCGGTTCGTCGGCCCCGGGCGCACCGTGGACGCCCATGGCCTCTACCTCGAAGCCGGCATTCCGTACCTGGCCGCCGGGGAAGGGCGCTATCCGGTGATCGGCGAGGTCTACGCCGTGGACGCCGCCATCCTGGCCAGCCTGGACGAGCTGGAGGAGCACCCCCGGGTCTACACGCGCCGGCCGGCCCTCATTGTCCTTGGCGACGGCCGGCGGCTGACCGCCTGGGTCTATTTCGCCAACGAACCCCAAGGCGCGCCCCTGGCTTCGGGGGACTTCGCCGACGCTGGCGGCGTGTCCTCGAAATCTGGGCCAGCCAATTCCGAGGACAACGCGCCGGATTGA
- a CDS encoding glycosyltransferase family 2 protein, producing the protein MNESRAACPMTVSVVIPVYNEAGTLPALLAKVLSRPETTEVILVDDASTDGSGDYLRTLTDDPRLRTFFHANNQGKGAALRTGFAAAACDIVLIQDADLEYDPDDYPALLAPIFAGKADVVYGSRFLGGPHRVLYFWHSVANRMLTLLSNMLNDINLSDMEVCYKAFRREVLQKIRIQCDRFGVEPELTAKVAKMRLRIYEVPVSYYGRTYDEGKKIGWRDGLAALWWIVRFGLFPR; encoded by the coding sequence ATGAACGAATCCCGCGCCGCCTGTCCCATGACCGTCAGCGTCGTCATCCCGGTTTACAACGAGGCCGGCACGTTGCCGGCGCTGCTGGCCAAGGTGTTGTCCCGGCCCGAGACCACCGAGGTCATCCTTGTGGACGACGCCTCCACCGACGGCAGCGGCGACTACCTGCGCACGCTCACCGACGATCCCCGCCTGCGCACGTTTTTTCACGCCAACAACCAGGGCAAGGGCGCGGCCCTGCGCACCGGGTTTGCCGCCGCCGCCTGCGACATCGTCCTTATCCAGGACGCCGATCTCGAATACGATCCCGACGACTATCCAGCGCTTTTGGCCCCCATCTTCGCCGGCAAGGCCGACGTGGTCTACGGCTCGCGGTTTTTGGGCGGCCCCCATCGGGTGCTCTATTTCTGGCACTCCGTGGCCAACCGGATGCTGACGCTGCTTTCCAATATGCTCAACGACATCAATCTCTCGGACATGGAGGTCTGCTACAAGGCCTTTCGCCGCGAGGTGCTGCAAAAGATCCGCATCCAGTGCGACCGTTTTGGCGTGGAGCCGGAGCTGACGGCCAAGGTGGCCAAGATGCGGCTTCGCATCTATGAAGTGCCGGTCTCCTACTACGGCCGCACTTACGACGAAGGCAAAAAAATCGGCTGGCGCGACGGTTTGGCCGCCTTGTGGTGGATCGTCCGTTTCGGCCTTTTCCCGCGTTGA
- a CDS encoding class II aldolase/adducin family protein — MADLTAALARRFAEKLAAAGLTDPGAAVAACLDDRLAFSRPSPHEELLAGLVDRLGVGCVLLAPPAQPHRAILEFLAGSQAPAIRPRDCETRTFFHDIPVIAEPTVEAAAAALSRRKGAYLPGVGILAHGALSPEQAFVTVSSVAFAGFVKFFADFLAANRAGAVDAAYAAAFAAACRTLPPPPTIVPALAKGPFIDRETMLAAMAQAGRATVELGLVDSVFGNISYNLDGVLAISQTGAALDELPGAMDLVPLDGSSCAGLTASSELAAHAALSALDGRKAILHGHPRFAVVMSMDCEDLATCPRRERCHVDCARQRFAGETPIVPGEVGCGPRGLVHTMPPALAANGGRPGVIVCGHGVFTMGANDFGDALAALCAIETSCRARYFAALGIPTETL; from the coding sequence ATGGCCGATCTGACCGCCGCCCTGGCCCGGCGCTTTGCCGAAAAGCTCGCCGCCGCCGGCCTGACCGATCCCGGCGCAGCCGTGGCCGCCTGTCTGGACGACCGCCTGGCCTTTTCCCGGCCCTCGCCCCACGAGGAACTCCTGGCCGGGTTGGTGGACCGCCTGGGGGTGGGCTGTGTGCTCCTGGCTCCGCCGGCCCAGCCCCACCGCGCCATCCTCGAATTCCTGGCCGGCAGTCAAGCCCCGGCCATCCGGCCCCGGGACTGCGAGACGCGCACCTTTTTCCACGACATTCCGGTCATTGCCGAACCGACCGTGGAAGCCGCCGCCGCCGCCCTGTCCCGGCGCAAGGGAGCCTATTTGCCCGGAGTCGGCATCCTGGCCCATGGCGCGCTTTCCCCGGAGCAGGCCTTTGTCACGGTCTCATCCGTGGCCTTTGCCGGGTTCGTCAAATTTTTCGCCGATTTTCTGGCCGCCAACCGGGCCGGGGCCGTGGATGCGGCCTATGCGGCCGCTTTTGCCGCCGCCTGCCGGACCCTGCCGCCGCCGCCGACCATTGTGCCGGCCTTGGCCAAGGGGCCATTCATCGACCGCGAAACCATGCTCGCGGCCATGGCCCAGGCCGGCCGGGCCACGGTGGAGCTGGGGCTGGTCGATTCGGTCTTTGGCAACATTTCCTATAACCTGGACGGCGTTCTGGCCATCAGCCAAACCGGCGCGGCCCTGGACGAGCTGCCCGGAGCCATGGACCTCGTGCCCCTGGACGGTTCGTCCTGCGCGGGGCTTACCGCCTCCAGCGAACTGGCCGCCCACGCCGCCCTGTCCGCCCTGGACGGCCGCAAGGCGATTCTCCACGGCCATCCCCGGTTTGCCGTCGTCATGTCCATGGATTGCGAGGACCTGGCCACCTGCCCCCGGCGGGAGCGCTGCCATGTGGACTGCGCCCGGCAGCGTTTCGCCGGCGAAACCCCCATCGTGCCGGGCGAGGTGGGCTGCGGCCCGCGCGGGCTGGTCCACACCATGCCGCCGGCCCTGGCGGCGAATGGCGGCCGGCCCGGGGTCATCGTCTGCGGCCATGGCGTCTTCACCATGGGCGCGAACGATTTCGGCGACGCCCTGGCCGCCCTGTGCGCCATTGAAACTTCCTGCCGCGCCCGCTACTTTGCGGCCCTCGGCATTCCCACGGAGACCCTATGA
- a CDS encoding aldehyde ferredoxin oxidoreductase C-terminal domain-containing protein — MPLMEHPTAHILFCDLSTGVCRREQQDPSLARQALGGRALAVALLAARPRAVWDAPDGAVVLAPGALAGFDLPGVSFAALAGTNPHTGGVLAVAVPGGLGRALARLGLAAVVVTGRSNTPTALFLDADGVRLLPLGAAAGQGTSAALAALPSHDGALVAGPAARAGSPLAGLWADGLHAVGPGGVALPLAAKNCFAVAARAQGEGPAPADPAALAGARAAMERLVSAAPALAGPCGFGRYGTAALLDLTAGRRMLPTRNFRETAFEAAGQLSAPGLFARLSPRAAGCPGCPTPCRHVTADGGVLPDGDAWSHLTALLGLADPDLAVAAHAACRQAGLFAPGAAALLAGRAEAAGRDLASDALLPALAALVAEGLSVSPSAMAVKGVALPAFDPRGAYGLALSLAVGTSGPDAWGGLCLGHELLRKPVATDRFSFAGKARAVFLGENAAAVAASLGGCPLFGLAVGLEEWALALSAVRGEGVSAAGLAGLGQRTVLVERTINARAGLGVADDDLPERFFAETGSSGEGIVVAPLPREEFLAARAAYYRLRGLNADGRPTTQAVAALESPWPI, encoded by the coding sequence ATGCCGCTTATGGAACATCCCACCGCCCATATCCTTTTTTGCGACCTGTCCACCGGGGTCTGTCGCCGCGAGCAGCAAGACCCGAGCTTGGCCCGGCAGGCGCTTGGCGGCCGGGCCTTGGCCGTAGCGCTTTTGGCCGCCCGGCCCCGGGCCGTCTGGGACGCGCCGGACGGGGCTGTGGTCCTGGCTCCGGGAGCCCTGGCCGGTTTTGATCTGCCCGGGGTTTCCTTTGCCGCCCTGGCCGGGACCAATCCGCATACCGGCGGCGTTTTGGCCGTTGCCGTGCCCGGCGGGCTGGGCCGTGCCCTGGCCCGGCTTGGCCTCGCCGCCGTGGTCGTGACCGGTCGGTCGAATACGCCCACGGCCTTGTTTCTGGACGCTGACGGGGTGCGCCTGCTTCCCCTGGGTGCGGCGGCGGGGCAGGGGACCTCGGCGGCCCTGGCCGCCTTGCCGTCCCATGACGGCGCGCTGGTCGCCGGTCCGGCCGCCCGGGCCGGTTCGCCCCTGGCCGGACTGTGGGCCGATGGCCTGCACGCCGTGGGGCCGGGCGGCGTGGCCTTGCCGCTTGCCGCCAAGAATTGTTTCGCCGTGGCCGCCCGGGCGCAAGGGGAAGGGCCGGCCCCGGCCGATCCCGCCGCCCTGGCCGGGGCCAGGGCGGCCATGGAGCGCCTTGTGTCCGCCGCGCCGGCCTTGGCCGGGCCGTGCGGTTTCGGGCGCTACGGCACGGCGGCGCTTTTGGATCTCACGGCCGGCCGGCGGATGCTGCCGACCCGCAATTTCCGGGAAACCGCCTTCGAGGCGGCCGGGCAACTCTCCGCTCCGGGCCTGTTTGCCCGTCTTTCGCCGCGCGCCGCCGGCTGTCCGGGCTGTCCCACGCCGTGCCGCCACGTCACGGCCGATGGCGGCGTGCTCCCGGACGGCGACGCCTGGTCGCATCTGACCGCGCTCTTGGGCCTGGCCGATCCCGATCTGGCCGTGGCCGCCCATGCCGCCTGCCGCCAGGCCGGGCTTTTCGCCCCGGGCGCGGCCGCTCTCCTTGCCGGCCGGGCCGAGGCGGCCGGGCGCGATCTGGCCTCGGACGCCTTGCTGCCGGCCCTGGCCGCTCTCGTGGCCGAAGGGCTGAGCGTTTCGCCCTCGGCCATGGCCGTCAAGGGCGTGGCCCTGCCGGCCTTTGATCCGCGCGGGGCCTACGGCCTGGCCTTGTCCCTGGCCGTGGGCACATCCGGCCCGGACGCCTGGGGCGGGCTGTGCCTGGGCCATGAGCTGCTGCGAAAACCCGTGGCCACGGACCGGTTCAGCTTCGCCGGCAAGGCCCGGGCCGTGTTTCTGGGCGAAAACGCGGCCGCCGTGGCCGCTTCGCTCGGCGGCTGTCCGCTTTTTGGGCTGGCCGTTGGCCTGGAGGAATGGGCGCTGGCCCTGTCCGCCGTCCGGGGCGAGGGCGTCAGCGCCGCCGGGCTGGCCGGCCTGGGGCAGCGCACGGTGTTGGTCGAGCGGACGATAAATGCCCGTGCTGGCCTTGGCGTCGCCGATGACGACCTGCCGGAGCGTTTTTTCGCCGAAACCGGCTCGTCCGGGGAGGGCATTGTGGTCGCGCCCTTGCCGCGCGAGGAGTTCCTGGCCGCCCGGGCCGCCTACTACCGGCTGCGCGGCCTGAACGCCGACGGCCGTCCCACCACCCAGGCCGTCGCCGCCCTGGAGTCGCCATGGCCGATCTGA